The following are from one region of the Stenotrophomonas lactitubi genome:
- a CDS encoding type 4 pilus major pilin: MTHTTRPRCSPTLTRLSKGVRCALGFTLTEALLALGTVTAATGAMFLFFGQVDAKAKVASETRNLRELSRRIESSFGVVGTFRGVSTTAVVVDGLAPESQLGVGESVLTNAWGGAVNVQSYTVERFGDSFSVSYAGLPRQACVDLVAANAGGVWDAQVSDVSVIRNTGGQLDVGLLGRTCADKSRVVFVYHSGLLAGEWTGSPLVLPPVTPSVTPPVSPPVGTPVGPVGPVAPSTPVSPPTAPPPSVPPMTPPPVTPPAPPVSVTPPAPPTSSPATPPPTNTVPPCQEWSENRTINCPLGQVGQVFQNRRHHCGTDPSVYEAWAGSTTAGSWTTTNSTCTPCPAPETRNVGCPAGQFGAIGQQRTFTCTGTGSWNAWTQTNTTCTACPAPFPQAETQWVAASAACPAGQSGSHTWQAEQRRTRTGTYSCPATTWSLPSPTFTTWTNWAETGVRRNEANTCTPNAPPPTFPEYTGRSWHSWGDGGHYGWAIFCNAPRTLAELQATSLACTWQYETNDTPTFTPEPPGVTRPTPALEACVYALRANLTPMPGYGFVNHPGTAVWPAACSCSVVGPGARFYWQDLGASDWVGFEFKCP, from the coding sequence ATGACGCACACGACCCGCCCCCGCTGTTCGCCCACCCTCACCCGCCTTTCCAAAGGCGTGCGCTGCGCGCTGGGCTTCACCCTCACCGAGGCCTTGCTTGCACTAGGGACCGTGACCGCCGCCACGGGCGCGATGTTCCTGTTCTTTGGCCAGGTCGATGCAAAGGCCAAGGTGGCCAGCGAGACGCGCAACCTGCGCGAGCTGTCCCGTCGTATCGAGAGCAGCTTTGGGGTGGTGGGAACGTTCCGCGGGGTGAGCACCACCGCCGTGGTGGTCGATGGCCTGGCCCCCGAATCCCAACTCGGCGTCGGGGAAAGCGTCTTGACCAACGCGTGGGGCGGCGCAGTGAACGTCCAGTCCTACACCGTCGAACGCTTCGGGGATTCGTTCTCCGTCAGCTACGCCGGCCTTCCTCGCCAAGCGTGCGTGGACCTGGTCGCGGCCAACGCGGGCGGGGTGTGGGACGCGCAGGTGTCGGACGTGTCGGTGATTCGAAACACCGGCGGCCAGCTCGACGTCGGATTGCTGGGCCGCACCTGCGCTGACAAATCGCGCGTGGTCTTCGTCTACCACAGCGGGTTGTTGGCGGGCGAATGGACCGGATCGCCGCTGGTGTTGCCCCCCGTCACCCCCTCGGTCACGCCTCCCGTTTCTCCACCCGTGGGAACCCCAGTAGGGCCCGTGGGGCCGGTCGCGCCTTCCACGCCGGTGTCGCCCCCAACCGCCCCGCCACCAAGCGTTCCTCCCATGACGCCCCCACCAGTCACTCCGCCCGCTCCCCCGGTGAGCGTGACGCCCCCTGCCCCGCCCACTTCATCCCCGGCCACGCCACCGCCGACGAACACGGTGCCGCCGTGTCAGGAGTGGAGCGAGAACCGAACCATCAACTGCCCATTGGGCCAAGTGGGCCAGGTGTTCCAGAACCGCCGTCACCACTGCGGAACCGATCCGAGCGTTTACGAGGCGTGGGCTGGCTCCACGACGGCCGGCAGTTGGACCACGACCAACAGCACCTGCACGCCGTGCCCTGCTCCCGAGACCCGCAACGTGGGATGCCCTGCAGGTCAGTTTGGCGCGATTGGGCAGCAGCGCACCTTCACCTGCACGGGCACCGGTTCGTGGAACGCCTGGACGCAGACCAATACCACCTGCACGGCTTGCCCAGCGCCTTTCCCACAAGCCGAAACCCAGTGGGTCGCCGCGAGTGCCGCTTGCCCGGCGGGCCAGAGTGGATCGCACACGTGGCAGGCCGAGCAGCGGCGGACGAGGACTGGGACATACAGCTGCCCAGCCACCACGTGGTCGCTGCCCAGCCCGACGTTCACCACTTGGACAAATTGGGCGGAGACTGGGGTTCGTCGCAACGAGGCCAATACATGCACCCCCAACGCACCACCTCCGACGTTTCCCGAATACACCGGGCGATCTTGGCATTCGTGGGGAGACGGAGGGCACTACGGCTGGGCGATCTTCTGCAACGCTCCCCGGACCCTGGCCGAGCTTCAAGCCACCTCGTTGGCATGCACTTGGCAATACGAAACGAACGACACCCCCACGTTTACGCCAGAGCCACCTGGCGTGACCCGCCCAACACCGGCTTTGGAAGCCTGTGTCTACGCGCTGCGCGCCAACTTAACTCCGATGCCAGGTTACGGCTTCGTCAACCACCCTGGCACCGCGGTTTGGCCTGCGGCTTGCTCGTGCAGCGTCGTGGGTCCAGGCGCGCGGTTCTACTGGCAAGACCTGGGAGCGAGCGACTGGGTGGGCTTTGAATTCAAGTGCCCCTGA
- a CDS encoding ParA family protein, whose translation MRLCNFSLKGGVGRTTLALNLAGCYARDPSLRVLVNDRDPQGGACAFASLSDETPFSVGRSRSPGFDVEITDTPPRLPDNEVIPEADLYLVPTLLDGASFLIFLRTVDVLEKKGKRYLPIANRANEKRAAHRRRLEHPKMSGAILVRDRALFADCYEEGKTVFDANGRWARVAQEEIHALAVRVRDTLAAGAGRRAAA comes from the coding sequence ATGCGACTGTGCAACTTCTCACTCAAGGGTGGCGTCGGCCGCACGACGCTGGCCCTGAATCTTGCCGGGTGCTATGCCCGTGACCCCAGCCTGCGTGTGTTGGTCAACGACCGGGACCCCCAAGGCGGAGCCTGTGCGTTTGCCTCACTGTCGGACGAAACACCGTTCAGTGTCGGGCGCTCGCGCTCCCCTGGCTTCGACGTGGAGATCACTGACACTCCACCACGCCTGCCGGACAACGAAGTGATCCCCGAGGCTGATCTCTACCTGGTGCCCACGTTGCTCGATGGGGCCAGCTTTCTCATCTTTCTGCGAACCGTGGATGTGCTTGAAAAGAAGGGGAAGCGTTACCTGCCCATCGCCAACCGGGCCAACGAGAAGCGGGCAGCCCATCGACGCCGCCTGGAGCACCCCAAGATGTCGGGCGCTATCCTGGTGCGGGATCGTGCGTTGTTTGCGGACTGCTACGAGGAGGGAAAGACCGTGTTCGACGCCAACGGCCGCTGGGCCCGGGTGGCCCAGGAGGAGATCCACGCCCTGGCTGTCCGGGTGCGCGATACCTTGGCCGCTGGTGCAGGCCGGAGGGCTGCGGCATGA
- a CDS encoding HNH endonuclease → MESEKERIAKWRAEKQRRRHEEKSQAATRTYRSLFAIDDDELTDPPELKEYLVRQNLAKGNLARRMSSGEVQLALNTWGLDELNQLWSMRREKLTYLEDAALLLAHIRHRSGIDPQLRPAAELLGYDAIQALQGVLEESGRLAVEQALPPAAEAIVAEGKRVEQVLRVIREGQAEFRKRLVAHYGAVCMVTGTALASVIDAAHIVPYNGAATNALSNGLLLRKDIHALFDTGLLTIGPDLVVYVSAGVDDPFYRSLDGKELSLDAPPKMSKEALRRRLAGNESSELDGASLSQ, encoded by the coding sequence ATGGAAAGCGAAAAGGAACGCATCGCCAAGTGGCGGGCGGAGAAACAACGACGACGCCACGAAGAGAAGAGCCAAGCCGCCACGCGGACCTACAGAAGCCTGTTTGCCATCGATGACGATGAGCTGACCGATCCGCCCGAGCTTAAGGAATACTTGGTCCGGCAGAACCTAGCCAAGGGCAACCTCGCCCGCCGGATGAGCAGCGGTGAGGTCCAGTTGGCGCTGAACACCTGGGGCTTGGACGAACTGAACCAGCTTTGGAGCATGCGCCGAGAGAAGCTCACTTACCTCGAAGACGCCGCCCTCCTGTTGGCCCACATCCGACACCGATCCGGCATTGACCCACAGCTGCGCCCGGCGGCAGAGCTGCTTGGATACGACGCCATCCAAGCACTCCAAGGTGTGCTGGAAGAGAGCGGGCGGTTGGCAGTGGAACAGGCACTGCCCCCGGCGGCGGAAGCCATCGTGGCCGAGGGCAAGCGGGTGGAACAAGTCCTTCGGGTGATCCGAGAGGGCCAAGCCGAGTTTCGTAAACGCCTAGTCGCTCACTACGGAGCCGTGTGCATGGTCACCGGGACCGCCTTGGCAAGCGTCATCGACGCCGCTCACATCGTCCCCTACAACGGGGCAGCCACCAATGCTTTGAGCAATGGCTTACTGCTACGGAAGGACATCCACGCGTTGTTCGATACAGGCCTGTTAACCATCGGACCGGACCTGGTCGTTTACGTCAGCGCGGGGGTGGACGATCCGTTCTACCGTTCGTTGGACGGAAAGGAGCTCTCGCTGGACGCTCCGCCCAAGATGTCCAAAGAGGCCCTGCGGCGGCGACTGGCGGGCAATGAATCGTCCGAGCTGGACGGTGCCAGCCTTTCTCAATGA
- a CDS encoding HNH endonuclease codes for MNTADLDAFARRVLAFHAVRAPATPRWALDVARRSENPACAFCTAPLNVDHRHSWGLSPLVPLNQGGPADTENLLMACKRCIAERGSRDLLAWPELSQRLPPEPLDALLADRLLVLQRSDNHLVEVGRFAKPATVLAQLQERWIHPRFVVHAQRHSDGWIVGWPLAHRAHLTRNDLAALLRNMHQGQWLEHPDVAAFRLTEDVFQAAVWQLIALHALVIPLPLGTALPPDRSFENRWMARYPSLRQIRLRRQGTHEAPWPSQAKDHIPAYSDRPNAVRMRTQRQATREGETKAQWLEARRRLAKRDAGVASGTLRAWLPGERAAMQADVDDLASSWLEARQRKVQGRSQRP; via the coding sequence ATGAACACCGCTGACCTGGACGCGTTTGCCCGTCGCGTGCTGGCCTTCCATGCCGTCCGTGCGCCTGCCACCCCACGCTGGGCGCTGGACGTGGCCCGCCGCTCTGAGAACCCCGCGTGCGCTTTCTGCACCGCCCCTTTGAACGTGGATCATCGCCATTCGTGGGGGCTTTCACCCCTCGTTCCGTTGAACCAGGGCGGCCCGGCGGACACCGAAAATCTGCTCATGGCCTGCAAACGCTGCATCGCTGAACGCGGCAGCCGAGACCTGTTGGCCTGGCCCGAGTTGAGCCAGCGGCTGCCACCAGAACCCTTGGACGCCCTGCTGGCCGACCGGCTGCTTGTCCTCCAGCGCTCCGACAACCACCTGGTCGAGGTGGGGCGCTTTGCCAAGCCAGCCACCGTCCTTGCCCAGCTCCAAGAGCGCTGGATACACCCCCGGTTCGTCGTTCACGCCCAGAGGCATTCGGACGGCTGGATAGTGGGGTGGCCACTGGCCCACCGTGCCCATCTGACGCGAAACGACTTGGCCGCGCTCTTGCGCAATATGCACCAAGGCCAATGGCTGGAACACCCCGACGTGGCGGCCTTCCGGTTGACCGAGGATGTTTTTCAAGCGGCGGTGTGGCAGCTGATCGCCCTCCACGCGTTGGTCATTCCCCTGCCTTTGGGGACTGCTCTCCCTCCCGACCGCTCCTTTGAGAACCGGTGGATGGCCCGGTATCCAAGCCTGCGCCAGATCCGACTGCGGCGACAGGGCACGCACGAAGCACCGTGGCCTAGCCAGGCCAAAGACCACATCCCGGCTTACAGCGACAGGCCCAACGCCGTTCGCATGCGGACCCAGCGTCAAGCCACACGTGAGGGGGAAACGAAGGCCCAGTGGTTGGAAGCAAGGCGGCGTTTGGCGAAGCGAGACGCGGGCGTGGCAAGTGGGACGCTGAGGGCATGGTTGCCCGGGGAGCGGGCAGCCATGCAGGCCGATGTGGACGATCTAGCGTCGTCGTGGTTGGAGGCCCGCCAGCGGAAAGTGCAAGGCCGCTCTCAGCGGCCGTGA
- a CDS encoding TraM recognition domain-containing protein yields the protein MTAISLFNVLDWTSGLGRKFRRKSGEPSGVKEEIIVKSHEEYENLVGRFDVTDRVRSRELDVPEADRDFAKECGAVWDENAQVFKVPDGRSEDEFQEWWPKVPEDLRDTQSRIITTKRGRRAEGFLQGNDMGQGGDSLATPLMYLAFPVIGVLATFLVSLIGWAGWAALVLTIPYFIALKQGEGMKEALKALVLLQWVPMALQFMVGDSKGGTEVAMQAGGMAVYAQMAKTYLWWAFGLVGILFVVCFVAAASRPHRGVIGGTAARFIQAMKWVGLIFATLVVAKVLPFGLGEAAPYVLACMYAMQYAEGNFVQNAARLYLQNNDNNLATQGALINAHVKAREQQAEAALRDKTPLITIGRATGHLSDKGYGYSPDLGTVMMFSWRDCQQGLLVFGAIGSGKSFAALRPIARRFRRAALAMACAAPGHADARERLKQQKLAGGGALIADGKDGAIISDLEGLFDIVVKPGMRVAPYEGLAPDQIVRALRGAAGGRVDEKSKLWTDGGDAFLYHTGIILRALVDHEMAYRSWCSAKLEGLERAQLDAELELVKQRKLGEDVAETEALIERIAEQIAIHRIPVSDDRQWHYTPFHHIKLLSIVEHVIPASPAPRANPRLMEVVKYLGLEEADTSHDEEGRLAYAAYLQQHRLRQDNAPETIHPDLFRPMSQLQSSLNWALKEVPDMHPEQRQSFTLNSRGLLEKLLRGEKLRDSKTDMPWHSIEKGEVDVSDALYGAMVGLFLPPTQFGEAGEMMMRLLKQRVMNGIKARGAFGDKWREALPGQTEVMLMMDEAHLLLTADDINLFSVSRSLGLMPVLATQGFESLVNAFGSVNEADLMANTMQSVIALKCSHNTHEYLEKRFGQATLTTFKQRTRGIDYQGGMNNWRHSVLNDPDHAYASAYDKMRMEGAGRLTASRIDAVTGRRWRIGSEDTLGQDEIARDIDMPTGGKREVQPLFLQEEYSALLEPRGHAIVALNRAGIKRIDLAELLPDAD from the coding sequence ATGACTGCAATCAGTTTGTTCAACGTTCTGGACTGGACGAGCGGCTTGGGCCGCAAGTTCCGACGGAAGAGCGGCGAGCCTTCGGGCGTGAAAGAAGAAATCATCGTCAAATCCCACGAGGAGTATGAAAACCTCGTGGGTCGCTTTGACGTGACCGATCGCGTTCGCAGCCGAGAGCTCGATGTGCCGGAGGCTGACCGGGATTTCGCGAAGGAATGCGGCGCGGTCTGGGACGAGAACGCCCAGGTGTTCAAGGTCCCTGATGGACGCAGCGAGGACGAGTTCCAGGAGTGGTGGCCGAAGGTTCCAGAGGATTTGCGCGACACCCAATCGCGGATCATCACGACGAAGCGTGGGCGGCGTGCCGAGGGCTTCTTGCAGGGCAACGACATGGGGCAGGGCGGCGACAGCCTGGCCACACCCTTGATGTATCTCGCCTTCCCCGTGATCGGCGTTCTGGCAACCTTCCTGGTGAGCCTCATCGGCTGGGCCGGCTGGGCCGCTCTGGTGTTGACCATTCCCTATTTCATTGCCCTCAAGCAAGGCGAGGGCATGAAGGAGGCGCTGAAAGCCCTGGTGCTGTTGCAGTGGGTTCCGATGGCGCTTCAGTTCATGGTCGGCGACAGCAAGGGCGGCACCGAGGTGGCAATGCAAGCCGGTGGCATGGCTGTGTATGCCCAGATGGCCAAGACCTACCTGTGGTGGGCCTTTGGCTTGGTCGGCATCCTGTTTGTGGTTTGCTTTGTGGCGGCAGCCTCGCGCCCGCACCGGGGCGTCATTGGCGGGACGGCCGCGCGCTTCATTCAAGCGATGAAGTGGGTGGGGCTCATCTTTGCCACCTTGGTTGTCGCCAAGGTCCTGCCGTTTGGCTTGGGCGAGGCGGCACCTTACGTGTTGGCCTGCATGTATGCGATGCAATACGCCGAAGGCAACTTTGTCCAAAACGCCGCCCGGCTTTACCTGCAGAACAACGACAACAACCTGGCCACCCAGGGGGCGCTGATCAACGCGCACGTCAAGGCGCGTGAACAGCAAGCTGAGGCGGCACTGCGGGACAAGACCCCGCTGATCACCATTGGGCGCGCCACGGGACACCTTTCCGACAAGGGCTATGGCTACTCGCCCGACCTGGGCACCGTGATGATGTTCTCGTGGAGGGATTGTCAGCAGGGCCTGCTCGTGTTCGGAGCCATCGGATCTGGCAAATCCTTCGCCGCGCTCAGACCCATCGCTCGTCGGTTCCGTAGAGCCGCTTTGGCGATGGCATGTGCGGCGCCAGGCCACGCAGATGCAAGGGAGCGCTTGAAGCAGCAGAAGCTTGCCGGCGGTGGCGCGCTCATCGCCGACGGCAAAGACGGGGCGATCATCTCGGACTTGGAAGGATTGTTCGATATCGTCGTCAAACCCGGGATGCGGGTGGCGCCATACGAAGGGTTGGCGCCCGATCAGATCGTCCGGGCATTGCGCGGTGCAGCCGGTGGGCGAGTGGACGAGAAATCCAAGCTTTGGACGGACGGCGGTGACGCGTTTCTCTACCACACCGGCATCATCCTTCGTGCGCTCGTGGATCACGAGATGGCTTACAGGTCTTGGTGCTCGGCCAAGCTGGAAGGGCTGGAGCGTGCACAGTTGGATGCGGAGCTTGAGCTGGTCAAACAGCGCAAGCTGGGCGAGGACGTGGCCGAGACTGAGGCGTTGATCGAGCGGATCGCCGAGCAGATCGCCATCCATCGAATCCCGGTGAGCGATGACAGGCAATGGCATTACACGCCATTCCACCACATCAAGTTGTTGTCCATTGTGGAACACGTGATTCCCGCCAGCCCAGCGCCTCGTGCCAATCCGAGGCTGATGGAGGTGGTGAAATATTTGGGCCTGGAAGAGGCGGACACGAGCCATGACGAAGAGGGGCGGCTGGCCTATGCGGCTTACCTGCAGCAGCACCGCCTTCGTCAGGACAACGCTCCCGAAACCATCCACCCAGACCTCTTCCGTCCCATGTCTCAGCTGCAGAGCTCGCTGAACTGGGCGCTGAAGGAGGTTCCCGATATGCATCCGGAACAGAGGCAGTCGTTCACGCTCAACTCACGAGGGCTGCTGGAGAAGCTCTTGCGAGGCGAAAAGCTGCGTGACAGCAAAACGGACATGCCTTGGCATTCGATCGAGAAGGGCGAGGTGGACGTGTCCGATGCGCTCTACGGAGCAATGGTAGGCCTCTTCTTGCCGCCGACGCAGTTCGGTGAGGCAGGTGAAATGATGATGCGCCTGCTCAAGCAGCGGGTCATGAACGGAATCAAGGCGCGTGGTGCATTCGGCGACAAGTGGCGCGAAGCGTTGCCTGGGCAAACTGAAGTGATGTTGATGATGGACGAGGCCCACCTGCTGTTGACGGCCGATGACATCAACCTGTTCTCCGTTTCGCGCTCGCTGGGGTTGATGCCCGTGCTTGCAACGCAAGGGTTTGAAAGCTTGGTCAACGCCTTTGGTTCGGTCAACGAGGCGGATCTCATGGCCAATACGATGCAGTCGGTGATCGCGCTGAAGTGCTCGCACAACACCCACGAATACCTGGAAAAGCGGTTCGGACAGGCAACGTTGACCACGTTCAAACAGCGCACCCGGGGCATCGACTACCAAGGCGGCATGAACAATTGGCGCCACTCCGTGCTCAACGACCCGGATCATGCCTACGCGTCCGCCTACGACAAGATGCGAATGGAAGGGGCCGGGCGGTTGACGGCCTCGCGCATCGACGCCGTGACGGGCCGCCGCTGGCGGATTGGGTCGGAGGACACGCTGGGCCAAGACGAGATCGCGCGCGACATTGACATGCCCACCGGGGGCAAGCGCGAGGTGCAGCCGCTCTTCCTGCAGGAAGAATACTCCGCCCTTCTTGAGCCCCGTGGTCACGCCATCGTGGCGCTGAACCGTGCCGGCATCAAGCGAATCGACTTGGCGGAGCTGCTGCCCGATGCGGATTGA
- a CDS encoding ankyrin repeat domain-containing protein — translation MAAALAREAGASKGLHDSQVLARAHALSVSPVEGRLGDLVWQVRQREHDDAPQVDLRWGLHRLGFDAPTRASTRDLVRAYERRLADRDEPMVYSTLAERVVGLSMAEHASLFQGMAMAVEEARARKSDANRLRENAPWQGWLVGASRAGHEAALLACISMGADARLPDVSGNTPLHHAARFGHASLVTPLVEAGSDVAALNAHGWAPLHLAALHKHARACLHLMAHGANPEQPGWRGRTPTRMHRHEQTQAL, via the coding sequence TTGGCGGCCGCGCTCGCTCGCGAAGCCGGTGCATCCAAAGGCCTTCACGATTCGCAAGTGTTGGCGCGCGCCCACGCCCTGAGCGTTTCCCCTGTCGAGGGTCGGTTGGGCGATCTGGTTTGGCAGGTGCGCCAGCGGGAGCACGATGATGCGCCCCAAGTGGACCTGCGCTGGGGCTTGCATCGCCTGGGGTTCGACGCGCCCACGCGGGCCTCCACCCGGGACCTGGTGCGTGCTTACGAGAGGCGCTTGGCAGACCGTGACGAGCCGATGGTTTACAGCACCTTGGCAGAGAGGGTGGTTGGGTTGTCCATGGCAGAGCACGCCTCGCTCTTCCAAGGCATGGCGATGGCGGTGGAGGAAGCGCGGGCACGGAAGTCCGATGCAAACCGGTTGCGGGAGAACGCACCGTGGCAGGGCTGGCTCGTGGGGGCGTCCCGGGCGGGCCACGAAGCAGCACTGCTGGCCTGCATCAGCATGGGCGCGGACGCCCGGTTGCCCGATGTGAGCGGCAACACGCCCCTGCACCACGCGGCCCGGTTTGGTCACGCCTCGCTGGTCACGCCTCTGGTTGAAGCGGGCTCCGACGTGGCGGCCCTCAACGCCCACGGGTGGGCACCGCTCCACCTTGCCGCCCTTCACAAGCACGCCCGGGCCTGCCTCCACCTGATGGCCCACGGCGCCAATCCAGAGCAGCCAGGGTGGCGAGGGCGGACCCCGACGCGCATGCACCGACATGAGCAAACCCAAGCCCTTTGA
- a CDS encoding helicase HerA-like domain-containing protein, whose amino-acid sequence MSKPKPFDALGDVPGSVAPSQPVRYWHRAVLAGAFVFGLAYVGSMGVAWLLPNPDGSLIRFADALKGGLVTAYHFLTVGISARAPAREFIELVSYHHPVATWSRIGVSLLLAVGLGLRMFLKAAEPVSNTWHLSGPRLLEGKEAVDEARHRSIAPKDAEADPFALSLHPDLLLSKKHWARHVLITGSVGSGKSVILKHILEQLTRLKSAKLFLYDIKGDFTSIFKRPIIVSPFDARSHVWDVAADVRTPTQAAAFAASIIPEGDGNAKFWTMAAQDLLIGCVRELQNTRPGQWGWPDLAALVRRPAAEMAAGMRPHYPRGAALVRDPESQTTSSVLSSLGGFTRLIDDLATAWPKVGKRRFSMTEWIRDDYNGRKQVIVQSGPDPTLTKAYIAAMINVAVPDLIGPGLPDNEGGRGLYFVFDELTSAGRLNVDPLLALGRSKGVVAIMAVQDHSQIELVYGDKAAQAFSSLVGTHVVCQVQMGATRDKLASQLGKRKIAWRGHEDKAQVHEEGRALVSSGELTDRLGFRKGKRYGPERWGIEAIVQMGGDVLLLTWPGKSHPAVREGQVAAAWTTKPAGPVAEGEAELPPLTGDALAFPTTAEGIDTVQRVLTMTPEEIDALFKR is encoded by the coding sequence ATGAGCAAACCCAAGCCCTTTGACGCGCTGGGTGACGTGCCCGGCAGCGTTGCGCCTTCCCAGCCGGTCCGATACTGGCACCGCGCCGTTCTTGCCGGTGCATTCGTTTTTGGCTTGGCCTACGTGGGGAGCATGGGCGTTGCCTGGCTCTTGCCGAATCCCGATGGCTCGCTCATCCGTTTTGCCGATGCCTTAAAAGGCGGACTGGTGACCGCCTACCACTTCCTGACCGTCGGCATCTCGGCTCGGGCTCCGGCACGGGAGTTCATCGAACTGGTGTCCTACCACCACCCAGTGGCGACGTGGTCCCGGATCGGGGTGTCGCTTCTGCTGGCGGTGGGCCTTGGCCTTCGCATGTTCCTCAAGGCAGCTGAGCCGGTGAGCAACACTTGGCACCTGTCCGGACCGCGGCTATTGGAAGGAAAGGAGGCCGTGGACGAAGCCCGGCACCGCTCGATAGCCCCTAAAGACGCCGAGGCGGATCCCTTCGCCCTGTCCCTCCACCCCGATCTGTTGCTGTCAAAAAAGCACTGGGCGCGCCACGTCTTGATCACCGGTTCGGTGGGGTCGGGCAAGAGTGTCATCCTCAAGCACATCCTGGAACAGCTAACGCGACTGAAGAGCGCAAAGTTGTTCCTTTACGACATCAAAGGCGACTTCACGTCGATCTTTAAAAGGCCCATCATCGTGTCGCCCTTCGATGCGCGCTCCCACGTGTGGGACGTCGCCGCCGACGTGCGGACCCCGACCCAGGCGGCGGCGTTTGCTGCCTCGATCATCCCGGAGGGCGACGGGAACGCCAAGTTCTGGACGATGGCCGCGCAAGACCTGTTGATCGGGTGCGTGCGCGAACTCCAGAACACCCGGCCTGGCCAGTGGGGGTGGCCCGATCTGGCGGCCTTGGTGCGCCGCCCGGCTGCAGAGATGGCCGCAGGCATGCGCCCGCATTACCCCCGCGGCGCCGCACTGGTGCGTGACCCGGAAAGCCAGACCACGTCCAGCGTGCTGTCTTCCTTGGGGGGCTTCACCCGCCTCATCGACGATCTGGCCACCGCATGGCCCAAGGTTGGCAAGCGCCGTTTCTCGATGACCGAGTGGATACGGGACGACTACAACGGGCGCAAGCAGGTCATCGTGCAGTCCGGACCCGATCCGACCCTGACGAAGGCCTACATCGCCGCCATGATCAACGTGGCCGTGCCGGATCTCATTGGGCCGGGCTTGCCGGACAACGAGGGCGGGCGTGGGCTCTACTTCGTGTTCGACGAGCTGACCAGCGCTGGGCGCTTGAACGTCGATCCCTTGTTGGCGTTGGGGCGCAGCAAAGGCGTGGTGGCCATCATGGCGGTCCAGGATCACTCCCAGATTGAACTGGTCTACGGGGACAAGGCCGCCCAGGCCTTTTCATCGCTGGTGGGAACCCACGTGGTGTGCCAAGTGCAGATGGGGGCGACCCGGGACAAGCTGGCCAGCCAGCTCGGCAAGCGAAAAATCGCCTGGCGTGGGCACGAGGACAAAGCCCAAGTCCACGAAGAAGGCCGCGCCTTGGTATCCAGCGGTGAGCTCACCGACCGGCTGGGCTTCCGAAAGGGCAAGCGCTACGGTCCCGAGAGGTGGGGCATCGAGGCGATCGTGCAGATGGGCGGGGACGTCCTGTTGCTGACATGGCCCGGGAAGAGCCATCCAGCGGTTCGCGAGGGGCAGGTGGCCGCTGCGTGGACGACCAAGCCAGCCGGCCCGGTGGCCGAGGGTGAAGCTGAATTGCCCCCTTTGACCGGTGACGCGTTGGCCTTCCCAACCACCGCAGAAGGCATCGACACGGTCCAGCGGGTGCTGACCATGACACCCGAGGAAATCGACGCGCTTTTCAAGCGGTGA